The genomic window TGACGCGGTGACGACGACCAGGATCGAGAAGACGAGGAAGTTGACCGGAAGTCCGAGGAAGTTGCCCTTCTTCACCGCCGCGTAGGACTTGCCGTACCGGGAGAAGTCACCGAAGTTGAGCATCGGGCCGGAGAAGTAGGCGACCACCAGTGCGATAGCGCCGAGCATGACGGGTACTGCGCTGAATCCGGTGTACTCGACCTCGCCGAGGTTCAGATCGATTGCACTCCAACCGGCTTTCCAAATGAGGTATCCGCACAGGGCGAACATGACCACGTAGACGGCCGGACCACAGAAGTCGATGAACTTACGGATCGATTCCATTCCGCGCCAGAACACTGCAGCCTGCAGAACTCAAAGGAACAGGAAGCTTGCCCAGCCGAGGGCGGACAGTCCGGCGAATCCGTAGTCGGCGGTCACCGCATACGGAGCGAGGCTTGGAAACAGTTTGATGAGGACGATGTCGAGGGCAGCCGATGCGAGGAATGTCTGAATTCCGTACCAGGCGACGGCGATCAATCCGCGAATGATCGCCGGGATGTTCGCGCCGAGAACTCCGAAGGATGCCCGGCAGATGACCGGGTAGGGAACACCCGACGCCTGGCTCGGCTTGGCGACGAGGTTGCAGAAGAAGTACACGATGGCAATGCCGACGAGCAGAGAGATGAGAACCTGCCAGCTGGCAAGGCCGAGGGCGAACAAGCTTCCGGCGGTGACGTATCCGCCGACGGAGTGCACGTCGGACATCCAGAAGGCGAACAGGTTGTAGGAGGTCCACGACTGCTTCCTCAGCGGCGCGAGGTCCTCGTTGGTCAGTCTCGGGTCGTAGCTGTCCTTGATCAGTCCGCCGCCGACCGGGTGGCCTGCAGCCTCGACCATGTCGCCCACAGAGCCTACGGGGCCGTTCGCTGTATCTGTCATCGATGCTCCTGATGCGTCGCTTCCGAGTCCGGGTGTGGATCGGTCGTTGCCGTTGGTGTGGCGAGGACCGGCGAATCACAAGGTATCGACGAAGTGTTGCACTCACGTGACGGCAGGAATATATCTTTCTTCACTCACTCGGAGTGTGGATCGGCAAGCAGTCCGGAGTCGCTCGTGATGGACGAAATGACCGCATTGAGACGTCCTGAGTGGAATTGTGCGATCTCCAGAAGTTTGGCGGAATCCCGTTCGAGAAAAGCGTCGAGCATGGCCGCATGATCGGAATGCAGGGATGCGCGGTCCGCGCCCGCAACGTGCACCATCGGCTGCACGGGCTCGGTGATGTTCCACGCTGATTCCAGCATATGCAGCAATCTTTTCATTCGTGACGGTCGAGTCAGGGCCATGTGGAACTCGCGACTTCTGCGGTGGTACTCACGGGGATCGTCGACGGTAATACTCTGTTCCAGAACGCGACTGGCTTCTATTGCCACTTCTCGATCACTGTCGGTGGCCGACAGTGCTGCGGTCGACAATGCCGCGGACTCCAGCACTTCGCGCACAATGTACATCTCGCGCAATTCGGCGGAAGTCAATTGCGCCACCGTGTATCCGAGATTGGGACGATGATCGACCAATCTTTCACCGATCAACGTCTTCAACGATTCGCGCACGGGAATTCTGCTGACGCCGAATATCTCCGCGACTTCATTGAGAGGAATAGCGGTGTTGGGCGGGGCGTCGCCGGAAAGAATGACGCGCCGAAGCTCGTCGAGGATGGTCGACTGTCTGCCTCCGGGCTCGACGATGCGCAACTGCGACAGAAGCACCGACCGGCGACGTGGGGGCATGATGCTCCTTCTCTCGTACGAAAACCTTCTCACCGCATGGCGGGCAATCTAGCGTTCCATTGTTTCCGCCGTGTGAAAGAACGTCCAAGAAGGAGCCTGGGTTCGTCCGCGCTAGCATCGGCCCTTGTGCCACCCCACGACGATCTGCAACCTGCCTTCGAACGACTCGGTCAGGCCGGCTGGCCCGAGGTCGACCCGGGGGTCACGCTCGCCGTTCCTGTGGGTGCGTTCGAACAACACGGCCCGCACCTTCCTCTCGACACCGATACGCGTGTGGCCGAGGCTCTTGCTCAGCGTTTGCCGGGGGTCGTCGTCGCACCGTCGATCGCGTACGGGGCGAGCGGCGAGCACGAGGGCTTCCCCGGAACCATCTCGATCGGGTC from Rhodococcus sp. P1Y includes these protein-coding regions:
- a CDS encoding GntR family transcriptional regulator produces the protein MPPRRRSVLLSQLRIVEPGGRQSTILDELRRVILSGDAPPNTAIPLNEVAEIFGVSRIPVRESLKTLIGERLVDHRPNLGYTVAQLTSAELREMYIVREVLESAALSTAALSATDSDREVAIEASRVLEQSITVDDPREYHRRSREFHMALTRPSRMKRLLHMLESAWNITEPVQPMVHVAGADRASLHSDHAAMLDAFLERDSAKLLEIAQFHSGRLNAVISSITSDSGLLADPHSE